The following nucleotide sequence is from Trifolium pratense cultivar HEN17-A07 linkage group LG2, ARS_RC_1.1, whole genome shotgun sequence.
AATGATGATATACATATAAGTAGTGCTTAAATATATAAGATGTTTGTGGATCAACTTGCactgtttttattttaagtgGCAAGGGCAACCGACTTTAAAAACTTTTCTATAAAGGTATTTTTGTACTAGTGACAGCCCAATaagtaataatataaaaaaataatattgaatttCCTCCTatcgtgtatatatataattgctTGGACATTGGTTTCTTTGCTATAAACCTTTCTTTCTTGTTCAACCATGGCACAACAAGAAGAACAATTCAATGTTGTTGAAGTTTGCAATGTTGAACCATTTCATGAACCAACAAAACCTTCTCAGTCACCAACCTCACTTCCACTAACTTTCTTTGATCTTCTATGGCTAAGATTTCCACCAGTTGAACGTCTCTTCTTCTATGAATTCACAAactcaaccaattttttttatgaaactttTCTTCCAAATCTCAAACACTCACTTTCACTCACACTTCAACACTTTCTCCCTTTCGCCGGAAACATAGTTTGGCCTATTGGTTCATCGAAACCAATCATAAACTATGTTCCCGGTGATTTTGTTTCCTTCACGGTTGTTGAATCAAACTCAAGTTTCAAAGATCTTTCTTCTAATCATTGTGAAGCTTCAAAAAGACATCATTTGATACCCCTTTTGAAAACTTCACATGAAAAAGCTTCTTTGGTTTCGTTTCAAGTCACTTTGTTTCCAAACAATGGTTTTTGCATTGGAATAACAACACATCATGCTGGTTTTGATGGAAAATCTtcaacaaatttcatgaaatCATGGTCCTATATTACATCTTCTATTTCTAACCTTGATTCATCTTTTTTATCTTTACCTGAAAATCTAACACCTTTTTTTGATAGATCATTGATACAAGATCATAATAATGGAATTGGAATCAGTGAAGCATATGTTATTGATATTATGAAACAAGGTGGACCAAACAATAAAAGTGTCAAGGTTATAGATTTTCCTAGTACATTGAAAAATGATGCAATTAAAAGCTTCTTTGAATTAACACCTTCAAATATTCAAAAGCTTAAGCAACATGCAAAAAATGAGATGAAGATGAATGTTACTAATTTGTCAACATTTTCAGTTACATGTGCTTATGTGTTATCATGTTTAGCAAAAGCAGAAAAACCAAAggatgaaaaagtgattttaatatttgctGTTGATTGTAGAACAAGATTGGACCCTCCAATTTCTTCTATGTATATTGGAAATTGTATTGCAGGACAAAAGGTTAAGCTTGAGCCAAAGAAATTAGTTGAAAAAGATGGATTTTTAAGTGCTTTAGAAGGGATGAGTGAAGGTTTGAATAAGGTGAAAAATGATGGAGTGTTGAATGGAGCTGAAAACTGGTTAAGTCATATGGTAAATGCTAATGAGagtattaaaatatattctaTTGCTGGATCACCAAGGTTTGAAGTTTATAGTattgattttggatttggaaAGCCTAAAAAAGTGGATACTACTTCAACTGATAAAACAGGAGCATTTTCTATTAGTGAAACTAGGAATAATGATGGTGGAGTTGAGATTGGTTTGGCTTTAAACAAGCAAGAGATGGAAACTTTTTCTACCCTTTTTGTTCAAGGACTTGAATGCATTTAAAGTTTCAAACTTTACTACTAGTTTGAAGAAAACACAATTGTTTGAATATATGTTTCAGGCAATTTGTTTTGGTATGAATAAATGTaattttgttattgttgttatCGATTGCTCTGCACTCTTTTTTCCTTGTCAGGCTTTTTCCCACTGGATTTTCTTGacaaggtttttaatgaggcagagACTGAGTTCTCTTGATCTTTTGGCttggttttggtctagtcccccaAGTGCTATGTaactttatcttttttaatattattttgggagtttaaaaaaaaaatttaaatttgtattcaATGTGCAACATCagcattatttttattatgattgCAATAATGCAATCTTCTATAGACTGCATAGCCAGAGTACCCTTTGGAAGATGTATTCAATGTATGTCTGtacttttttcaattcatcCTTGCTTTAATTTCTGGCTATCCATCCTTtgctaggaagcaccgacacctctatgattaggtgtgtcgcggtgtccgacacgtgtcggtgtccgacactcttatgacactcgtccgacacgtgtcggatagctcatatcggtgtcgggaaaaattcaatttttcctttagtttgacactcctttgatcggtatccgacacctgtaagacactcgtatgacacgtgtcggacaagtgtcccaaaaaaaatatttttctttgcttatactctcctTAGGCACATAttagacatatctacaagagttaaagatgtgtagaaataacaatattgatcaattaggaattgaagacattacattttgattacgatatttttagttttttcgatcgtagatggataaataaaggtaaaatactatcatatcttgttttaaaacttttttaaaaaaataacttgctcaaattagatttacatgtatatattttgattctcaatttatatgttttataaatatgtagcggtgtcggtgtcctatattttttacattagcggtgtcgTGGTGtccgtgtccgtgtcgtgtcgcggtgtccgtgtcggagtccgtgcttcatagatccTTTGTACCAAGGTTGtcttttaattcaataaaattgTGACTATGTTCAGTGGTGCATATCTAGAAAAGTTTATTATACATACTGAGAAACATGAAATAcagaaaaaaataaagtcaaacattGCATGGTCAAAGTGAACCTTGATCTTGGCATCAACCTACACTTGCTTCTAACAACCATTGCCAGTTCCAAAAGATTCACCTTCACCTCTTCAACCGTTATAATGCCTTCTACCCTCTTGAAGATCTTGTCTCCAACTACCATAGAAATTTTAGGTAGCTCCACAAGTTTCCACCATAACATCTTCGGCCCCAGAGTGTTCCTCTTTGTCCTTCCGAAGAAACGCTTGCCTCCAACTATCCTTGAATTTTAGGATAGCCCTACAAGCTACACCATAACCTCTTCAGCCCCCAAATTGTTCCTTTTCGTCCTCCTGAAGAACTGCTTACCTCTAACTATCCTTGAATTTTTAGGATAGCCCTACAAGCTGCACCATACCCTCTTCAACCTCTGGAACGGCTTTCGTACTCTTGAAGAACTCTCATCCAACTACCTTTGGATTTTGAGGTTGAGGTAGTTTCACAAGCTGCAAAATCGAACTCTCCTTGCATCCCACTACCTCTAGTAGTCCCACAAGTTTCAAAGTTTGTTTATCGTTGTTCCTAATTGCTTCCCTGAAGATCTTTGATGCCAAGttttgcacttcttcagcctAATTTGAACATAACACACAAGGTCTCCATAGCCATACTTCTTTGGTGCAACAATATCACTCCCTTCCCTATCCATCTCCTACTAGATAGCTAGGAGCTAATGTTGATTGTCTTCTTCTGGTCCCACTAGTAAAAGACTCTACCTCAAACCGAGTTTTCTCCTCCAAAGACTTAAAACAAGTATATCAAGTTATCAACTATATATGCTTTCCACCTTTTAACCGGCAAAACTTTTCGAACAGGCCATTGATAGTTTCAAACAATTCCAATTCAATTCCAttacctagtaaaccttgtttcactagtccaactaaacccATGACACTAACAAATTCCAACTCAACTTTTACagtttttatttgaattgattTGAATATTAACATccctatatataataatattataaaaagtaaTATTGAATTTCATCCAACCCTTATATATAATTGCCTTGGACATTGGTTTCTTTGCTATAAACCTTTCTTTCTTGTTGAACCATGGTACAACCAGAAGAACCATTCAAAGTTGTTGAAGTTTGCAATGTTGAACCATTTCATGGACCAACAAAACCTTCTCAATCAGCACCAACATTACTTCCCCTCACTTTCTTTGATCTTTTATGTTTAAGATCACCACCTGTTGAATGTCTCTACTTCTATGAACTCACAAACTCAACCACTTTTTTCTATAAAACTATTCTTCCAAATCTCAAACACTCACTTTCACTCACACTTCAACACTTCCTCCCTCTTGCCGGAAACATAACATGGCCTATTGATTCATCCAAACCATTCATAAACTATGTTTGCGACGATTCTGTTTCCTTTACTGTTGTTGAGTCTAAAGCAAGTTTCAAAGATATTTCTTCTCATTATTGCGAAGCTTCAAAAAGACATAACTTGATACCACTTTTGGAAACTTGTCATGAAAAAGCTTCTTTGATTTCAATTCAAGTCACTTTGTTTCCAAACAATGGTTTTTGCCTTGGAATAACAACACACCATGCTGCTTTTGATGGAAAGACTGCTTCACATTTTATGAAATCATGGTCCTATATTACATGTTCTAATTATAACCTTGATTCATCTTTTTTATCTTTACCTGAAAACCTAACACCTTTTTTTGATAGATCATTGATACAAGATCATGATAATGGAATTGGAATCAGTGAAGCATATgttgttgattatatgaaaCAAGGTGGACCAAATAATAATAGTGTCAAGGTTATAGATTTTCCTAGTACATTGAAAAATGATGCAATTAAAAGCTTATTTGAATTATCACCTTCAAATATTCAAAAGCTTAAGCAACATGCAAAAAATGAGATGAAAATGAATGTTATAAATTTGTCAAGGCTTGAAATGTATAGTattgattttggatttggaaAGCCAAAAAAAGTTGATATAGCTTCAACTGATAAAACAGGAGCATTTTCTCACTGTGAAACTAGGTATAATGATGGTGGAGTTGAGATTGGTTTGGCTTTAAACAAGCAAGAGATGGAAACTTTTTCCACCCTTTTTGTTCAAGAACTTGAATCCATTTGAAGTTTCAAACTTTACTACTAAATTGAAGGAAATACAATTGTTTGAATGTATTTCAGGCAATTTGTGTTATAGTTTGAAGGAAAATTTTTCTACTCTTTTTTTGTGGTatgaataaatataaatttgtaagcattagcttataaaaatttgtaacatcaacataattattattacaataatGCAATCTTCTAGAGACTCTTTTTCATCTGTACTTGTTTCAATTCTTTTGTACTTGTTTCAATTCATCATTGCTTTAATTTCTTGCTATCTACCCTTTGTATCAAGGTTGtcttttaattcaataaaattgTGAGTGTTGTGAGTGGTGTTTTTTAATAACAGCAAGttgcacattcagggactaaaatggTTGTTTCCCCGTCCCTCGTGCCAACTCAGCAAGCTGACGTGTGTCCAAAAAAATGCCACGTCAgcttttttgttgagttaacCGTCAAACTTAACAACAGGGACCAAACTGACTAACAAAATGCATATTCAGGGACTATTCTATAGTTTTTCCT
It contains:
- the LOC123907695 gene encoding phenolic glucoside malonyltransferase 1-like — protein: MAQQEEQFNVVEVCNVEPFHEPTKPSQSPTSLPLTFFDLLWLRFPPVERLFFYEFTNSTNFFYETFLPNLKHSLSLTLQHFLPFAGNIVWPIGSSKPIINYVPGDFVSFTVVESNSSFKDLSSNHCEASKRHHLIPLLKTSHEKASLVSFQVTLFPNNGFCIGITTHHAGFDGKSSTNFMKSWSYITSSISNLDSSFLSLPENLTPFFDRSLIQDHNNGIGISEAYVIDIMKQGGPNNKSVKVIDFPSTLKNDAIKSFFELTPSNIQKLKQHAKNEMKMNVTNLSTFSVTCAYVLSCLAKAEKPKDEKVILIFAVDCRTRLDPPISSMYIGNCIAGQKVKLEPKKLVEKDGFLSALEGMSEGLNKVKNDGVLNGAENWLSHMVNANESIKIYSIAGSPRFEVYSIDFGFGKPKKVDTTSTDKTGAFSISETRNNDGGVEIGLALNKQEMETFSTLFVQGLECI
- the LOC123909917 gene encoding phenolic glucoside malonyltransferase 1-like; the protein is MVQPEEPFKVVEVCNVEPFHGPTKPSQSAPTLLPLTFFDLLCLRSPPVECLYFYELTNSTTFFYKTILPNLKHSLSLTLQHFLPLAGNITWPIDSSKPFINYVCDDSVSFTVVESKASFKDISSHYCEASKRHNLIPLLETCHEKASLISIQVTLFPNNGFCLGITTHHAAFDGKTASHFMKSWSYITCSNYNLDSSFLSLPENLTPFFDRSLIQDHDNGIGISEAYVVDYMKQGGPNNNSVKVIDFPSTLKNDAIKSLFELSPSNIQKLKQHAKNEMKMNVINLSRLEMYSIDFGFGKPKKVDIASTDKTGAFSHCETRYNDGGVEIGLALNKQEMETFSTLFVQELESI